CCGTGCCCGAGCGGAGAATCTCCGCGATCGTCTTCTGGCGGCGAGCACGCGCGTCGGTCACGGCCGCACTCCCATCATCCAGGCCATGGCGCCGCGCGCCGTGTGCATGCGGTTGGTCGCCTGTCGCCACACGGCGCTGCGGGCGCCGTCGATCACGCCGTCGGTCACTTCCTCGCCCCGCCGCGCCGGCAGGCAATGGAGGAACCAGGCCTCGTCGGCCTGCCCCATCAGCGTCTCGTTGACTTGATAGGGGGCCAGCGCCTTCTGCCGCGCCGCGGCCTCGTCGTCCTGGCCCATCGACACCCAGACGTCGGTGTAGACGAACTGGGCGCCGCGCACGGCTTCGGCGGGGTCGGCCGTGTGCGTGACGGCGCCGCCATAGGAAGCGAGCTCCGCGTCGGGGAAACCGTAGCCGTCCGGGCTGGCGATGCGCAGTTCGACCCCGAGCTTGGCGCAAGCCTCGGCCAGCGACCGCGCGACATTGTTGGCGTCGCCGATATAGGCGATGCGCGCGCCGTCGAGCGTGCCCAGCAATTGCTGGACCGTCAGCAGGTCGGCCAGCGCCTGCAGCGGATGGTCGCTGTCCGAGAGCATGTTGAGGACCGGCGTCTCGACTGCAGCCGCCATCTGCTCGAGCACCTCATGGTCCATGACCCGGCCGGCGATCAGCCCATGGTAGCAGGCGAGCGTGTTGGCGACGTCCTCGGCCGTCTCCCGCGTGCCAAGGCCGACCTCGTCCTTCTGGATGTAGACCGGATGCCCGCCCAGTTGGACGACCGCCATCTCCATCGAGTTGCGGGTGCGCGCGCTCGGCTTCTGGAAGACCATGGCGACGCCCTTGCCCGCCAGCGGCCGTCCGCATTCGGGCTGCGCCGAGAGCGCGAGGATGTCGCGCAGCGCCTGGGGATCGAGGTCCCGTATCGTCAGGAGGTCGCTCACCAGTCCGCTTCCTTCTTGATCATGGTGCCGATGCCCTGATCGGTCAGCAATTCGACGAGCAAGGCATGCTGCACGCGGCCGTCGATGATGTGGGCAGTGCCGACACCGCCTTCGACCGCCTCGGCACAAGCGCGCAGCTTGGGGATCATGCCGCGGCTGACGCTCTCATGTTCGATGCGCGCGCGCAGTTCGGCAACCGTCAGCCGGGGAACGAGGCTCGTTTCATCGTTCACGTCCTCCAGCAGCCCGGGCGCGGCGGTCAGATAGATGATCTTCTCGGCGCCCATCGCCGCGGCGATCGCGCGGGCGGCGTCGTCGGCGTTGACGTTATAGGGCTGGCCCGAAGCATCGGCGCCGATCGTCGAGACGACCGGCGTCAGCCCGTCGTCGAGCAATTGGTGGATCAGGCCGGCGCGCACCTGGGTGACATCGCCGACGAAGCCGAGCGCGGGATCGCGCGGGGTGGTGACGAGGAATCCGGCATCCTCGCCCGACACGCCGACCGCGACCGGCTCCTCGCCGGCCTCGCCGTTGATCGTGGCCACGAGATCGCGGTTGACCTTGCCGACCAGCACCATGCGGACGATGTCGAGCGTCTCGGCGTCGGTGACGCGGAGGCCGTCGCGGAATTCGGGCTGCTTCCCCATCCGCTCCATCACGGCGTTGACCTGCGGGCCGCCGCCATGGACGAGGACGCAGCGCACGCCGACGCTGCGCAGCAGCAGCACGTCCTGCGCAAGCGCGCGATCTAGTTCCTTGTCGATCGCCGCCCCGCCGAGCTTCACGACCACGGACTTGCCCGCGAAACGGCGGATGTAGGGCAGCGCCTGGACGAGGATCGACGCCGTTTCGGATGGCCCCAGGGCGGCACCTGCTCCCCGGCGGAAGCCTGGTTCCGGTTCGGACCCGGAAGCTGGGCCCCGGCTTTCGCCGGGGAACGGAGGCTTGGTGGGGCTGGTCATGACGTCTTGCTGTTCTCTTTGATGTAGCCGGGGCCGAGATCGATGCCGATCACCTGCGCAGCGCCGGTGCCGAGATTGAGCGCGACCTCGATGTCGATCTGCTCGTTCTTCATGTGCGCCGCCACCGCGTCGGCGTCGTGGTCGGCATGCGTGCCAGCGCGCGACACGACGATGCCGCCATAGGCAACCGTCACCTTGTCCGGATCGAAGGCGACGCCAGCCGATCCCGCGGCGGCAAGGAGCCGGCCCCAATAGGGATCGGAGCCGTACCACGAGCATTTGACGAGATTGTTCTCGGCGATGTTCTTGGCGGCGATGCGCGCCTCTGCGTCGCTGGCGGCGCCGGTCACGCGGAGCGTCACCATCTTGGTCATGCCCTCGGCATCGCGCGCCATCTGCAGCGTTAGATCCTCGCAGACCTTGTGAACGGCATCCGCGAACTCGGCCATGTCCGGCTTTCCGCGGCGGCCGTTGGCGAGCAGGATGACGGTGTCGTTGGTTGAGGTCGCGCCGTCGACATTAAGGGTGTTGAACGTGCGGTTGGCGGCATCGCGCAGGACCTGCTGCATCTCGTCGCGCGACACGTCGGCGTCGGTGGTGAGGAAGGCCAGCATCGTCGCCATGTTAGGCGCGATCATGCCGCAGCCCTTGGCCATGCCGCCCAATGTGAAGGTCGATCCCTTCACCACCGCCTCCTTGGGAGCATGATCGGTGGTGAGGATGCCCTTGGCGGCGTCCTCCGAACCGTCGACCGACAGCTTCTTGGCGAGCTTGGGGGTGGCCTCCAGGATCTTGTCCATCGGCAGCGGCGTGCCGATGATGCCCGTCGAGCAGACCAGGACGTCCTGCGCCTTTATGCCGAGCGCCTCGGCCGTCGCCGCGCACATCGCCTCGGCATCGGCATATCCCTGCGGCCCGGTGCCGGCATTGGCGTTACCCGAATTGACGATGATCGCCGCCGCGCGGCCTCCATTGTCGGCGAGCCGCTGGCGCGACACCCCCACGGGCGGCGCGAAGAACTTGTTCTGGGTCAAGACCGCGACCGCCGTCACCGGCTGGCGGTCGTCGGTCGCGACCAGCGCCATGTCGTAGCGGCGGCGCTTGACGCCGGCATGCAGGCCGGACGCGACAAAACCTTCGGCAGCGGTAACGCTCACGGATAAACTCCACAGACAGAAAGGCCCTGCTTCTCCTCGAAGCCGAGCATGAGATTGGCGCACTGGATCATCTGGCCGGCAGCGCCCTTCACCAGATTGTCGAGCGCCGAAATGGCCAGCACCCGGCCGGTCCGCGCGTCGTAACGCGCTGTGACCTGCACCGCATTGGATCCGAGCGTCCATTTGGTTGCGGGCGGCCGGTCGGTAACGTGGACGAACGGCTCCTGCGCATAGGCCGCGCGCAACGCCTCGAGCGGTGTGTCGGCAGCCATCGGCCCCGTCGCAATGCCGTAGCAGGTGGCGAGGATGCCGCGGTTCATCGGCGCGAGATGGGGCGTGAACAGGACCCTGGCGCCAAGGCTCGTCTCCATCTCGGCAGTGTGGCGGTGCGAGACCAGGCCATAGGCCGAGAGCGATTCGGAGACGGTGTTGAAGTGGGTGTTTTCTTTCAGCCCCTTGCCGGCGCCGCTGACTCCCGAGGTGGCGTCGACCACGATGCTCGCCGGATCGACCAAACCGGCGTCGATCAGCGGCTTCAGCGCCAGGATGGTCGCAGTCGGATAGCAGCCCGCGGCCGCGACCGCGCGGGCGCCGCGGATGGCGTCGCGATGCAGCTCGGGAATGCCGTAGACGAAGCGGTCGAGCAGTTCGGGCGCCGCATGCGCCTCGCCATACCATTGCTCGTAGACCTTCGGATCGCGCAGCCGGAAATCGGCGCCGAGATCGACGAACGCGATGCCGCGGCCGAGGATCGTGGCGGCGAGCGCCTGCGATTGGCCATGCGGAAGCGCGGCGAAGACGAGGTCGATCCCGTCGAGCGCACTCTCCTCGTAGCGTTCGAAGCGCGCGCCCGGATAAGCCAGTGCGAGATGGGGGTGCACGTCCTCGAGCGCGGCGCCGGCCTGGCTGTCGCCGAACAGACGCACGGGGGCGAGCTCGGCATGGCCGGCACACAGCCGGAGCAACTCGCCGCCCACGAATCCCGAGGCTCCGAAAATGGCAGTCCTGATCGTCATGCGCGGCCATATGCATAGTCATGCATATTTATGCAAGGCAGGAATATCGCGGTGTCAGGCCTCGACCGCGTCGCCCTCCACGTCGGGCAGGAACTCGAGGATGTCTCCGGGCTGGCAGTCCAGCGCGGCGCAGATCGCCTCCAGCGTCGAAAAGCGGATCGCGCGCGCCTTGCCGGTCTTGAGGATCGAAAGGTTGACGATCGTGATCCCGACGCGGTCGGCAAGGTCGGTCAGCGTCATCCGCCGGTTGTGCAACAGATCGTCGAGCTTGACGGCGATCGCCATGTCACACCGTCGCCTCGAGGTCTTCGCGCATGACCGTGCCTTCCGCGAACACGCGCGCCAGCACGAAGGTCAGCAGGACGGCGAGCCAGCCGTTGATCGAGAACCCCGCGTCCAGATCGACCGGATGCGCAGGCGAGGAGACCGCCTCGCCGATCGCACCGATGATCATGCCGAGCAGCTGGAGCGCGAGCAATATCCAGGCGATCGCCTGCAGGCGGTAGGCATTGGCGGCAACGAACGGGTCGCCGGCGCGCACCGTCTCCGCCATCGCGACCAGGCGCTTCAGCACCGCATGGTTGAGCGGGATCGTAACGAGGCCGATCAGCGCCACCGCACGCAGCCCCATGATGACCCGATCCGCTTCGGGCGACGGCGTCATCTTGAAGGCCGACATGATCCACGCCTCGTTAGGCATGACGACCAGCAAAGCGAGGATTGCGAGGCCCAACAGCCAATTGAGGACGATCAGGATGCGCAGCAGCACATAGGCGATCGGCAAAGCGGCAGAATAAGAGCGGGACATCGCGTGCCTCCAACGATTCTCAATATCGATAAACGATAATCTCTTTATCGATATTCGTCAAACGCTGTCTGGGCGATGATCGCTATGATTCCAGATAGGCGACGATCAGGTCGGCCGCGTCCTCCGCGCTCAGCGTCGCCGTGTCGATGCGCAGTTCCGACCGTTCTGGTTCTTCATAGGGCGAGTCGATGCCGGTAAAGTTGCGCAGCCGGCCCGCCCGCGCCTTTTTGTAGAGGCCCTTCACGTCGCGCCGCTCCGCCTCGGCCAGCGGCGTGTCGACAAAGATCTCGATGAAGTCGCCGGCCGGCAGCATCTCCCGTACCATGCGCCGTTCGGCCCGGAACGGGCTGATGAAGGCGCAGAGCACGATCAGGCCCGCGTCGAGCATCAGCCGCGCGCTCTCGCCGGCGCGGCGGATATTCTCGATCCGGTCAGCGTCGGTGAAGCCCAGATCCTTGTTGAGCCCGAGGCGGAGATTGTCGCCGTCGAGCAGGAAGGTGTGACGGCCGCGGAGGTGCAGCTTCTGCTCGACGAGATTGGCGATGGTCGACTTGCCGGCGCCGCTGAGGCCGGTGAACCAGAGCAGTTTCGGCGCCTGTCCCTTGATCGCGGCGCGACTCTCGGGGGTCACGTCGAGTATCTGTTCGTGGACGTTGACCGACCGGCGCAGCGCATGATGGATCAGCCCGGCCGCGACGGTCGCGTTGGTCAGGCGGTCGATCAGGATGAAGCCGCCCAGCTCCCGGCTCGTCTCATAGGGCTCGAACACGATCGGGCGCGCCGTCCACAGATTGGCGACGCCGATGTCGTTGAGCTCCAGCACCTTGGCGGCCAGCTGCTCCTGCGTGTCGGCATTGATCCGGTATTTGGGCGTCTGAACGGTCGCGAGCACATTCTGGGTGGCGAGCTTCAGCGCATATTGGCGGCCGGGCAGCAAAGCCTCCTCGCCCATCCAGATCAAAGTCGCCTCGAACTGGTCGGCGCCCTGGGGCGGATCGCGCTCAGCAGCAAGCACGTCACCACGCGAGCAATCGACATGGTCCTCGAAGCTGAGCGTGACCGACTGGCCGGCCACGGCCTCGGAAAGATCGCCGTCCATCGTCACGATCCGGTCGACCGTGACCTTGCGCCCCGAGGGAAGGACGCACAGCCGGTCGCCAATACGCACGCTGCCGCCGACGATCGTGCCGGCATAGCCGCGGCTCTCCGGGCCGACGCGGGTGACGAGCTGGACGGGCATGCGAAACGGTCGCTGCCCGCCGTCGTCGAGCGCGACCTCCTCGAGATGGCGGAGCAAGGGCGGCCCGACATACCAGGGCGCGGCCGGCGACGGCTTGGCAAGATTGTCGGCATGCAGCGCCGAGATCGGGATGAACAGCGCATCGTCGATCCCGACCCGCCCGGCAAACTCCAAGAAATCGGCGCGGATCGCGTCGAACACGGCCTCGTCCCAGCCGACCAGGTCCATCTTGTTGACCGCGACGACGAAGCGGCGGACGCCCAGCAGCCGCGCGACATGGGCGTGGCGCCGCGTCTGGGTCAGCACGCCCTTGCGCGCGTCGACCAGCACGATGGCGAGGTCGGCGCGCGAGGCCCCGGTCGCCATGTTGCGCGTATATTGCTCGTGCCCCGGCGCATCGATCAGCACGAACGCCCGCCGCGCCGTCTCGAAGCGGCGATATGCGACGTCGATCGTGATGCCCTGCTCGCGCTCGGCTTCCAGGCCGTCGAACAGCAACGCATAGTCGACGCCGTTCGCCTTGGTGCGCAGGCCCTCCAGCTCGTCGTCGCGGATCGACCCGCATTCGTGCAGCAGCCGCCCGATCAGGGTCGACTTGCCGTCGTCGACGGAACCGCAGGTGATGAGCCGAAGAAGTGTCATTGCGTCGCGCAGGGATCGATTGCAGACAGTGCAGTGTCAAGCGGGAGGAAGCTCACGATGCGTGCACGCCGTTTCGGTTCTGTGGCCTTGTTCGTCCTGGCCGCCGCCATCGCCTCTCCCGCTGTGTCCGCGCCCGCGCCCCAGGCCGACCAGGCCAAGGACATATTGAAGCGCTCGATCGGCTTCCGCACCGTCAAGGGCCAGGGCCAGACCGAGGCCTATGCCGACTATCTCGCCTCGGTCCTGAAGGATGCCGGCTTCCCGGCCGGCGACATCGAGGTCACGCCCGTCGGCGATACCGCGACCTTGACCGCGCGCTACCGCGGCGCCGACCCCGCCAGGAAGCCGATCCTTCTGCTCGTTCACATGGACGTGGTGGAAGCCAGGGCCGCCGACTGGAAGCGCGACCCGTTCACCGCCATCGAGGAGAATGGCTACATTTTCGGCCGCGGCGCGACAGACAACAAGTTCGACGTGGCGATGATCACCGCCACGATCGCCCAGTTGAAGCGCGAGGGCTTTCGCCCCGGCCGCGATATCATCCTCACCTTCACCGGCGACGAGGAGACCGAGATGGCGACGACCCAACTCCTCGCGCAGCGGTTCAAGGACGCCGAAATCGTTCTGAACGGCGACGGCGGCGGCGGCGCGCTCGGCGACGACGGCAAGCCGCTTTATTACAGCCTGCAGGCGGCCGAGAAGACCTATGCCGACTTCGTCGTCGAGTTCACCGATCCCGGCGGCCATTCGAGCCGTCCCGGCAAGAACAACCCGATCTACCGGCTCGCCAAGGCGCTCGACCACGTCGGCGCCTACAAATTCCCGCCGCAGGCGAGCCCCATCACCCGCGCAGCATTGAAGGCGCAGAGCAAGCTCGTCGGCGGCGAGATCGGCGCGGCGATGGCGCGCTTCGCCGCCGATCCGGCCGACACCGAGGCCGCCGACCGCATCTCGCAGGACCCCGAATATATCGGCCAGGTCCGCACCACCTGCGTCGCCACGATGGTCAATGCCGGCCACGCCGAGAACGCACTGCCGCAGCGCGCGACCGCCAACATCAACTGCCGCATCTTCCCGGGCGTAAAGCCCGAGACGGTGCAGGCCAAGCTGGCCGAAATCGTCGCCGATCCCGATGCGAAGATCACGACCAAGGGCGAGGTCAATTACAGCGACGCCTCCCCGCTCCGCGACGACGTGATGAAGGCAATCGACAAGGCCGTGCACGCACGGGCGCCCGGCCTGCCGATCATCCCCACGATGGAAGCGGGCGCGACCGACAGCCTCCATTTCCGCGCGCTGGGCATCCCCAGCTACGGCGTCTCCGGCCTGTTCATGAAGCCGACCGACATGCTGGCCCACGGACTGGACGAGCGGGTGCCGGTCGCCAGCATCGCCCCGGCGCTCGACCATTGGCGCTCGCTACTGACCGATCTCGGGCGCTGAATTTCAGCGAAAGTGCGGCCGCTCGAGCAAGGTGTCGAGCCAGCGCGTGACCATCGCAGAGGCCTGTTCGGCCGTGAAGGTCGAGGGATCGAGCGAGAGCTCGAGCCACAGGCCGTCGACCAGGGCCGTGAGCGCGATCGCAACCGGCCCCGCCTCGGCTGCCGAAAGGCCGGTGCCGACGAGCAGCCCTTCGAGCTGGCGTCGATAGTCGCCATAGGTCTCGCTGTGGATCGCGGCGATTGCGGCGTCAGTCTTCACCAGGCTCCAGAAAGCGAGCCAGGTCGCCAGCAGGCGCGGATCCGCGATCGGCGGACGGAACGAGGCAGTCACGAACGCGACCAGCCGCGCCCGCGGATCGTCGCCGGCCTGCCCAGCGGCCTCGTCGAGCGTCGCCGAAACGCGCGCCACCACTCCGCGGTACGTCTCCGCGATCAGCGCGTCGATGCCGTCGAAATAATGGCGGAGAAGACCCGGCGATACGCCGGCTTTGGCGCAGATCGCCCGGACCGACGTGCCCGATGCGCCGCGCTCCGCGAGGCAGTCGGCCGCCGCATCGATCAGCGATTGCCGCCTGATATCGGCCGGTTCGCGGGAAGCCACTCTGTTCATTCGTCTTTGCTGCCCCGGAACGAACGACATTGCCAGCCCCGGACAACCATTATACGCTTGTATAACATCTCGGAGTTGCAGCCATGTCCCAGTCCCCGGTCCTTGCCCATGGCAGCAACGTCGATCCGGACGAAGGCTGGAGCCTGCCGGCCTGGATCTATCGCGATCCGGAATTCCACCGCGTCGAGGCCGAACGCGTGATGCGGCCGAGCTGGCAGGTGGTCTGCCACTTGAGCGACGTGCCGCAGGCCGGCGACTGGCACACGCTCGAATTTCTCGGCGAAAGCATCATCGTCGTCCGCGGCAAGGACGCGATCGTCCGCGCCTTCACCAACGTCTGCCGCCACCGCGGATCGCGGATCGTCGACGGCTCTTCCGGCTGCACGAAGAAACTGGTCTGCCCCTATCACGCCTGGACTTACGATCTGGACGGCCGCCTCGCCGGCGTTCCAGACAAGAGCGAATATCCCGATTTCGACATGGCCGACCACGGCCTGGTCCCGGTCGAGATGGAGGTGTGGCGCGGCTTCATCTTCGTCCGGCTGAAGAGCGGCGGGCCGGCCGTATGGGAGATGATGGCGCCCTATGAGGAGCGGATCGCCCCCTATCGCTTCGAGGAGATGCAGGCGCTCGGCCGGGTGACGATGCGGCCGCGGCCGGTCAATTGGAAGAATGTCGCCGACAATTACTCGGACGGGCTCCACATACCCATCGCCCATCCCGGCCTCACCCGCCTGTTCGGGCGCGGCTACGGCGTCGAGGCCGAGGAGAATGTCGACCGCATGTGGGGCGCGCTGGTGGATCGGCCGTCGGCCAATTTGTCCGAACGCGCCTATCAGAAACTGCTGCCGCCCGTCCCTCACCTGCCCCCCGAGGCGCAGCGCCTGTGGCTCTATTTCAAGCTGTGGCCGAACGTTGCCTTCGACATCTATCCGGACCAGGTCGATTTCATGCAGTTCCTGCCGGTCTCGCCAACCGAGACCCTGATCCGCGAGATTAGCTATGCGCTGCCGGATGACCGCCGCGAGATGAAGGCGGCGCGTTATCTGAACTGGCGGATTAACCGCCAGGTCAATGCCGAGGACACCGTGCTGATCGCCCGCGTCCAGGCCGGCATGAACTCGGAAAGCTTCACGGTCGGGCCGCTCAGCGACCAGGAGGTCTGCCTGAAGAGCTTCTGCCGCAAGATGCGCAGCCTGATCCCCGAATCCCGCCTCCACCACCCCCCTGCGCCCGGCTGGAGCCTGCGCAACGCGGTGGCCTCCGTGACCTAGCCGTCATCCCCGCGAAGGCGGGGATCCCGCTTCTTTTGAGCTGCGGGCATTGGGAAAAGCGGGATTCCGGCTTACGCGGGAATGACGAGGAACGAGAATGACTAGGAAATATGACGCGATCATCATCGGTGCGGGCCATAACGGCCTCGTCTGCGCCTTCTATCTCGCCCGTGCGGGGCTCAAGGTGCGCATCGTCGAGCGGCGCGGCGTGGTCGGCGGCGCTGCCGTCACGGAGGAATTCCATCCCGGCTTCCGCAATTCGGTGGCGAGCTACACGGTCAGCCTGCTGCAGCCCAAGGTCATCCGCGACATGAAGCTGGTCGACCAGGGCTACAAGGTGATCGAGCGGCCGATCTCCAACTTCCTGCCGCAGGAAGATGGCGGCTATCTGAAGCTTGGCGGCGGGCTGGAGCGGACCCAAGCCGAGTTCCGCCGCTTCTCCGCGCGCGACGCGGAGGCGCTTCCAGCTTATTACGACGCGCTCGAGAATGTCGCCGAAGTGCTGCGCGATCTCGCGCTGCAGAGCCCGCCCAATATCGGCGACGGCCTCAAGACGTTGATCGACGGCGCGCGCCAGGGGCGACGGCTGGCCAAGATGCCGCTCGAGCAGCAGCGCGACGTGCTCGACCTGTTCGTGAAGAGCGCCCGCACCTTCCTCGACAGCTGGTTCGAAAGCGAAGCGGTGAAGGCCGCGTTCGGCTTCGACGCCGTGGTCGGCAATTATGCCAGCCCGGACACGCCGGGCTCGGCCTATGTCCTCCTCCACCACGTGTTCGGCGAGGTGAACGGCAAGAAGGGCGCCTGGGGCCACAGCGTCGGCGGCATGGGCGCGATCACCCAGGCCATGGCGCGGGTGTGCGCGGCCGCCGGGGTCGAGATCAGCCTCGACGCGCCCGTGGCCCGCGTGCTGGTCGACGGGGGCAAGGCTGCGGGCGTGCGGCTGGAGAGTGGCGAGGAGATCGCCGCCGACACAATCATCGCCAATGTCGGCCCCAAATTGCTGTACGAACGGATGATGGACCCGGCCGATCTCGGCGCCGACTTCACGCGTCGCATAAAGACGTTCAAGGCGGGATCGGGCACGTTCCGGATGAACGTCGCTTTGTCCGAGCTGCCGCGCTTCACCGCCCTTCCCGAGCCGGGCGAGCATCACCAGTCGGGCATCATCATCGCGCCGACGCTCGATTATATGGACGAGGCCTTCACCGACGCGAAGCGGCACGGCTGGTCGAAGAAGCCGATCGTCGAGATGCTTATCCCGTCGACGATCGACGACGGCCTCGCCCCTCCCGGCCAACATGTCGCCAGCCTGTTCTGCCAGCAATTCGACCCCGAACTCGACTGGGACACGAATCGCGACGCGGCGGCCGACACGATCATCGACACGGTCGAAACCTATGCGCCGGGCTTCAAGGCCTCGGTGCTCGGCCGCATGATCCTTTCGCCGCTCGACCTGGAGCGCAAGTTCGGCCTCGTCAGTGGCGACATCATGCATGGCAACATGACGCTAGATCAGCTCTGGTCGGCGCGGCCCGTGCTCGGCAACGGCGCCTATCGCGGACCGGTAAAGGGGCTCTACATGTGCGGTGCGGGCACCCATCCCGGCGGCGGCGTGACCGGTGCGCCCGGCCACAATGCCGCGCGCGAGATCCTGGCCGACCGCAGCTTATTCGGCCGGCTGTTGCGGCGCGGCTGAGCGTGGCGTCAAGAAATAGAGCGGCGCGCCGAGCGCCAGCAGGACGAAGATCCAGCCCGTCGCTTCCAGACCCGCGCCGTAGAAGGTCCACAGCGCATAGACGAGGCCGACACCGGCGATGATGAGGAACGGCGTCGAGCGCGGCATCTCGCCGCGCAGCGTCAGCCGCAGGCTGGCGGCGGCGCAGGCGAGATAGAGGACCAAGGTCGCCGCCGTCGACAGCAGCGCCATGAAGGTGAACAGGTCCGCCATCGAGCGGCTGTAGTTCATCAGGATGAGGATGCTCACCAGCGCGCTCGACACGATCAGGCTGCGCGTCGGCGTATCGTTGCGGTCG
This portion of the Sphingomonas sp. LY54 genome encodes:
- the argF gene encoding ornithine carbamoyltransferase; translation: MSDLLTIRDLDPQALRDILALSAQPECGRPLAGKGVAMVFQKPSARTRNSMEMAVVQLGGHPVYIQKDEVGLGTRETAEDVANTLACYHGLIAGRVMDHEVLEQMAAAVETPVLNMLSDSDHPLQALADLLTVQQLLGTLDGARIAYIGDANNVARSLAEACAKLGVELRIASPDGYGFPDAELASYGGAVTHTADPAEAVRGAQFVYTDVWVSMGQDDEAAARQKALAPYQVNETLMGQADEAWFLHCLPARRGEEVTDGVIDGARSAVWRQATNRMHTARGAMAWMMGVRP
- the argB gene encoding acetylglutamate kinase, with the translated sequence MTSPTKPPFPGESRGPASGSEPEPGFRRGAGAALGPSETASILVQALPYIRRFAGKSVVVKLGGAAIDKELDRALAQDVLLLRSVGVRCVLVHGGGPQVNAVMERMGKQPEFRDGLRVTDAETLDIVRMVLVGKVNRDLVATINGEAGEEPVAVGVSGEDAGFLVTTPRDPALGFVGDVTQVRAGLIHQLLDDGLTPVVSTIGADASGQPYNVNADDAARAIAAAMGAEKIIYLTAAPGLLEDVNDETSLVPRLTVAELRARIEHESVSRGMIPKLRACAEAVEGGVGTAHIIDGRVQHALLVELLTDQGIGTMIKKEADW
- the argJ gene encoding bifunctional glutamate N-acetyltransferase/amino-acid acetyltransferase ArgJ encodes the protein MSVTAAEGFVASGLHAGVKRRRYDMALVATDDRQPVTAVAVLTQNKFFAPPVGVSRQRLADNGGRAAAIIVNSGNANAGTGPQGYADAEAMCAATAEALGIKAQDVLVCSTGIIGTPLPMDKILEATPKLAKKLSVDGSEDAAKGILTTDHAPKEAVVKGSTFTLGGMAKGCGMIAPNMATMLAFLTTDADVSRDEMQQVLRDAANRTFNTLNVDGATSTNDTVILLANGRRGKPDMAEFADAVHKVCEDLTLQMARDAEGMTKMVTLRVTGAASDAEARIAAKNIAENNLVKCSWYGSDPYWGRLLAAAGSAGVAFDPDKVTVAYGGIVVSRAGTHADHDADAVAAHMKNEQIDIEVALNLGTGAAQVIGIDLGPGYIKENSKTS
- the argC gene encoding N-acetyl-gamma-glutamyl-phosphate reductase encodes the protein MTIRTAIFGASGFVGGELLRLCAGHAELAPVRLFGDSQAGAALEDVHPHLALAYPGARFERYEESALDGIDLVFAALPHGQSQALAATILGRGIAFVDLGADFRLRDPKVYEQWYGEAHAAPELLDRFVYGIPELHRDAIRGARAVAAAGCYPTATILALKPLIDAGLVDPASIVVDATSGVSGAGKGLKENTHFNTVSESLSAYGLVSHRHTAEMETSLGARVLFTPHLAPMNRGILATCYGIATGPMAADTPLEALRAAYAQEPFVHVTDRPPATKWTLGSNAVQVTARYDARTGRVLAISALDNLVKGAAGQMIQCANLMLGFEEKQGLSVCGVYP
- a CDS encoding helix-turn-helix transcriptional regulator, which produces MAIAVKLDDLLHNRRMTLTDLADRVGITIVNLSILKTGKARAIRFSTLEAICAALDCQPGDILEFLPDVEGDAVEA
- a CDS encoding DUF2975 domain-containing protein, which gives rise to MSRSYSAALPIAYVLLRILIVLNWLLGLAILALLVVMPNEAWIMSAFKMTPSPEADRVIMGLRAVALIGLVTIPLNHAVLKRLVAMAETVRAGDPFVAANAYRLQAIAWILLALQLLGMIIGAIGEAVSSPAHPVDLDAGFSINGWLAVLLTFVLARVFAEGTVMREDLEATV
- the cysC gene encoding adenylyl-sulfate kinase — protein: MTLLRLITCGSVDDGKSTLIGRLLHECGSIRDDELEGLRTKANGVDYALLFDGLEAEREQGITIDVAYRRFETARRAFVLIDAPGHEQYTRNMATGASRADLAIVLVDARKGVLTQTRRHAHVARLLGVRRFVVAVNKMDLVGWDEAVFDAIRADFLEFAGRVGIDDALFIPISALHADNLAKPSPAAPWYVGPPLLRHLEEVALDDGGQRPFRMPVQLVTRVGPESRGYAGTIVGGSVRIGDRLCVLPSGRKVTVDRIVTMDGDLSEAVAGQSVTLSFEDHVDCSRGDVLAAERDPPQGADQFEATLIWMGEEALLPGRQYALKLATQNVLATVQTPKYRINADTQEQLAAKVLELNDIGVANLWTARPIVFEPYETSRELGGFILIDRLTNATVAAGLIHHALRRSVNVHEQILDVTPESRAAIKGQAPKLLWFTGLSGAGKSTIANLVEQKLHLRGRHTFLLDGDNLRLGLNKDLGFTDADRIENIRRAGESARLMLDAGLIVLCAFISPFRAERRMVREMLPAGDFIEIFVDTPLAEAERRDVKGLYKKARAGRLRNFTGIDSPYEEPERSELRIDTATLSAEDAADLIVAYLES
- a CDS encoding M20/M25/M40 family metallo-hydrolase, which codes for MRARRFGSVALFVLAAAIASPAVSAPAPQADQAKDILKRSIGFRTVKGQGQTEAYADYLASVLKDAGFPAGDIEVTPVGDTATLTARYRGADPARKPILLLVHMDVVEARAADWKRDPFTAIEENGYIFGRGATDNKFDVAMITATIAQLKREGFRPGRDIILTFTGDEETEMATTQLLAQRFKDAEIVLNGDGGGGALGDDGKPLYYSLQAAEKTYADFVVEFTDPGGHSSRPGKNNPIYRLAKALDHVGAYKFPPQASPITRAALKAQSKLVGGEIGAAMARFAADPADTEAADRISQDPEYIGQVRTTCVATMVNAGHAENALPQRATANINCRIFPGVKPETVQAKLAEIVADPDAKITTKGEVNYSDASPLRDDVMKAIDKAVHARAPGLPIIPTMEAGATDSLHFRALGIPSYGVSGLFMKPTDMLAHGLDERVPVASIAPALDHWRSLLTDLGR
- the betI gene encoding transcriptional regulator BetI, producing the protein MNRVASREPADIRRQSLIDAAADCLAERGASGTSVRAICAKAGVSPGLLRHYFDGIDALIAETYRGVVARVSATLDEAAGQAGDDPRARLVAFVTASFRPPIADPRLLATWLAFWSLVKTDAAIAAIHSETYGDYRRQLEGLLVGTGLSAAEAGPVAIALTALVDGLWLELSLDPSTFTAEQASAMVTRWLDTLLERPHFR